In the Alkaliphilus oremlandii OhILAs genome, one interval contains:
- a CDS encoding motility associated factor glycosyltransferase family protein yields MEYLEKYYPETYKEIKDYNLDDRNYEKYKLIENKDKSLNIIINNKMYLHSRYNPIKEAKIWIEGITLENEDSIIILGLGLGYYLQDLVEKFKGKKIIIIEPEIHIFYKSIKMKDYSRYISDDNIVFIINHDKYTVRSLIEHYIKNRKIKNIYFAHLPSYNNMYEEYISDLYKQIRSLVKLMEGNLYTEIISSKRWVYNILRNIKFIPKNSIVDKVKDIIKNVPIIIISAGPSLENNIHLLNKVKEKAIIIAVGSAVNILEKNNIQPNIILAIDGNKAEGNIFKNAKNHNPLLIYDNVIYYESLLDYSGPKMWLTLKSDKYMDRFCEKLEIKSNKFLTGGSVANLALDFGKWVEATYIIFLGQDLCYTKEKLYADGAVHQEHIENKDKYIIEKDIYGKEVYTKSAFLNFKSWFEDYVNYNKLNKGIFNCTEGGLPILGVPNISFQEVIDNYLIKEYNIEEKMNYLHEIQANISMEAYEELICKYELELDRCLVLSKERIKLLTELESKCDESNFYKMFDKITEKTNELEEIDFYKDFTDETDKLYRQAIEIGTYNALDQIDDVVKKRERLLLGLKVQYENIDEILEVAVAAINEEEIEELF; encoded by the coding sequence ATGGAGTATCTAGAAAAATATTATCCAGAAACATATAAAGAAATAAAAGATTACAATCTTGATGATAGAAATTATGAAAAATATAAATTAATAGAAAATAAAGATAAAAGCTTGAATATAATAATAAACAATAAGATGTATTTGCATAGTAGATATAATCCAATTAAAGAAGCGAAAATTTGGATTGAAGGTATAACGTTAGAAAATGAGGATTCTATAATAATTTTAGGTTTAGGTTTAGGATATTATTTACAAGATTTAGTAGAAAAATTCAAAGGCAAAAAAATTATAATAATAGAACCTGAAATACATATTTTTTATAAATCTATTAAAATGAAAGATTACTCTAGATACATATCTGATGATAATATAGTTTTTATCATAAATCACGATAAGTACACAGTAAGGTCTTTAATAGAACATTATATAAAAAATAGAAAAATCAAAAACATATATTTTGCTCATCTTCCTTCATATAACAATATGTATGAAGAATATATTAGTGATTTATATAAACAAATAAGATCGTTAGTGAAGTTGATGGAAGGAAATCTCTATACGGAAATAATAAGTTCAAAAAGATGGGTTTACAACATATTGCGCAATATTAAATTCATACCTAAAAATAGTATTGTTGATAAAGTTAAAGATATAATAAAAAATGTTCCTATTATAATTATTTCAGCAGGTCCTTCTTTAGAAAATAATATACATCTATTAAATAAAGTCAAAGAAAAAGCAATTATAATAGCTGTAGGTTCAGCTGTGAATATATTAGAAAAAAACAACATACAACCGAATATTATACTAGCAATAGATGGAAATAAAGCAGAAGGGAACATATTTAAAAATGCAAAGAATCATAATCCGTTATTAATATATGATAATGTTATTTATTATGAATCTTTGCTAGATTATAGTGGACCAAAGATGTGGCTAACATTAAAGTCTGATAAATACATGGATAGATTTTGTGAAAAATTAGAAATTAAATCGAATAAATTTTTAACTGGGGGTTCTGTAGCAAATTTAGCACTTGATTTTGGAAAATGGGTTGAAGCAACGTATATTATCTTTTTAGGACAAGACTTATGCTATACAAAAGAAAAGTTATATGCAGATGGCGCAGTTCATCAAGAACATATTGAAAATAAAGATAAATATATTATAGAAAAGGATATTTATGGAAAAGAAGTATATACTAAAAGTGCTTTTTTAAATTTCAAAAGTTGGTTTGAAGATTATGTTAATTATAATAAGTTAAATAAGGGGATATTCAACTGTACAGAAGGAGGTCTTCCTATACTAGGTGTTCCAAATATCAGTTTTCAAGAGGTAATAGATAACTATTTAATTAAGGAATATAACATAGAAGAAAAAATGAATTATTTACACGAAATTCAAGCCAATATATCTATGGAAGCCTATGAAGAACTTATCTGTAAATATGAGTTAGAGCTAGATCGATGCTTAGTACTATCTAAAGAAAGAATTAAATTATTAACTGAACTAGAAAGCAAATGTGATGAAAGTAATTTTTATAAAATGTTTGATAAAATAACAGAAAAAACTAATGAACTTGAAGAGATAGACTTTTATAAGGACTTTACTGATGAAACAGACAAATTATATAGACAAGCTATTGAGATTGGGACATATAATGCATTAGATCAGATTGATGACGTGGTTAAAAAGAGAGAAAGGCTATTACTAGGATTAAAGGTTCAATATGAAAACATAGATGAGATACTAGAAGTAGCGGTAGCGGCCATCAATGAAGAAGAGATAGAAGAATTATTTTGA
- the flgL gene encoding flagellar hook-associated protein FlgL: MRITNNMMIANMTRNLQTNIRKLDRTQLEYNTGKKIHRPSDDPVGITRVLKIKSDRSELAQFKKNVEDASSWLENTEGAILGLVSDTGTLVRLRDIMIQGANGTLTAEQTKNIQNEVAQIKQQIISMGNTTYSGNYIFSGKNTDKPLLNADGTYNINPTQFLDKGIVDHRINYMVGVGEELNINTIGTALFEAVDLSMNVELPSAVGEVKEIDFLGAKIKLTGLPATPPSTATPEYGWEIKIGDGVTLTGPEISGTYSGTPPTLDVEATKEAIYNAVNTGFTGLDPTQKEEWNKLLLEKEIPVDINNLDFKTFTNSGEVKGIVAQPKKAGLINLIERIEQKLIEANYEEVSQLLGPLDKFIDKALAVRGDIGAKVNRTELILGRIEDDAINLRELQSKLEDADLSETAIRLMNEENVYRASLQVGARIIQPTLLDFLR, from the coding sequence ATGCGGATAACAAATAATATGATGATTGCCAATATGACCAGAAATCTACAGACGAATATTAGAAAGCTGGACAGAACGCAGCTAGAATATAATACGGGTAAAAAGATTCACAGGCCTTCAGATGATCCAGTGGGCATCACAAGGGTTCTAAAGATAAAATCAGATCGAAGCGAGCTGGCACAGTTCAAGAAAAACGTAGAAGATGCATCCTCTTGGCTAGAGAATACAGAAGGAGCCATACTAGGTCTAGTAAGCGACACAGGAACCCTCGTTAGACTAAGAGATATTATGATACAGGGTGCCAATGGAACCCTTACAGCGGAACAAACAAAAAACATCCAAAATGAAGTTGCACAGATCAAACAGCAGATTATAAGTATGGGAAATACGACTTACTCTGGAAACTATATTTTCTCTGGTAAAAATACAGACAAGCCATTGTTAAATGCGGATGGAACTTATAATATAAACCCTACTCAGTTTTTAGATAAAGGCATTGTTGACCATAGAATCAACTACATGGTAGGTGTAGGGGAAGAACTAAATATTAATACCATTGGAACAGCACTATTTGAGGCTGTGGATTTGTCTATGAATGTGGAACTACCTTCTGCAGTTGGTGAAGTTAAGGAAATAGACTTTCTTGGAGCTAAAATTAAATTAACTGGACTTCCAGCTACCCCTCCAAGTACAGCTACCCCAGAGTATGGTTGGGAAATTAAAATAGGAGACGGAGTCACCTTAACGGGTCCTGAAATTTCTGGAACATACAGCGGAACACCACCTACCCTAGATGTAGAGGCTACAAAGGAAGCTATATATAACGCAGTTAATACTGGTTTTACAGGATTAGATCCGACCCAAAAGGAAGAGTGGAATAAGCTTCTATTAGAAAAAGAAATACCCGTAGATATCAATAATTTAGACTTTAAGACCTTTACAAATAGTGGAGAGGTAAAGGGGATTGTGGCGCAACCAAAGAAAGCAGGGCTCATTAATCTTATAGAGAGAATAGAGCAAAAACTGATCGAAGCAAATTATGAAGAAGTTAGCCAGCTTCTAGGACCATTGGATAAGTTTATAGACAAAGCCCTGGCTGTCCGTGGGGATATCGGTGCGAAGGTCAATCGAACAGAGCTTATTCTGGGAAGAATAGAAGATGATGCTATCAATCTAAGAGAGCTACAATCAAAACTAGAAGATGCGGATCTGTCAGAAACAGCCATTCGATTAATGAATGAAGAAAATGTATACAGAGCCTCCCTACAGGTTGGTGCGAGAATCATTCAGCCAACATTGTTAGATTTTTTAAGATAA
- a CDS encoding flagellin N-terminal helical domain-containing protein gives MRINNNLQAMNTHRQLGIANNGSAKSMEKLSSGYRINRAGDDAAGLSISEKMRAQIRGLDMASKNAQDGISLIQTAEGALDEVHSILQRMRELSVQAANDTNVAVDRTAISDEIKELVKEIDRIAEKTTFNEKTLLDGTLTSVKFQIGADKGVSMTLKVGTMKSAALSVNALVVASHGSAASAIAKVDAAVKKVSAERSKLGANQNRLEHTIKNLDNASENIQAAESRIRDVDMAKEMMEQTKQSILQQASTAMLAQANQAPQNVLQLLR, from the coding sequence ATGAGAATTAATAACAACTTACAAGCTATGAACACTCATAGACAATTAGGAATCGCTAACAATGGTAGTGCAAAATCAATGGAAAAATTATCTTCTGGATACAGAATTAACCGTGCAGGAGACGATGCAGCTGGTCTTTCTATCTCTGAAAAAATGAGAGCTCAAATCAGAGGACTTGATATGGCTTCTAAAAATGCTCAAGATGGTATTTCTTTAATCCAAACAGCAGAAGGTGCACTAGATGAAGTTCATTCAATTCTTCAAAGAATGAGAGAACTTTCAGTACAAGCAGCTAACGATACAAACGTTGCTGTGGATAGAACAGCTATATCAGATGAAATTAAAGAATTGGTTAAAGAAATTGATAGAATAGCTGAAAAAACAACATTCAATGAGAAAACATTATTAGATGGAACTCTTACATCTGTTAAGTTCCAAATAGGAGCCGACAAAGGTGTAAGTATGACACTTAAAGTAGGAACTATGAAATCTGCTGCCTTAAGTGTAAATGCTCTTGTTGTAGCTTCACATGGTAGTGCGGCAAGTGCTATTGCTAAAGTAGATGCTGCTGTTAAGAAAGTATCTGCAGAAAGATCAAAACTTGGAGCTAATCAAAATAGATTAGAACATACTATTAAAAACTTAGATAATGCTTCTGAAAATATTCAAGCAGCAGAATCTAGAATTAGAGATGTAGACATGGCTAAAGAAATGATGGAGCAAACAAAACAAAGCATTTTACAACAAGCTTCTACAGCTATGTTGGCTCAAGCGAACCAAGCTCCACAAAATGTACTTCAATTATTAAGATAA
- a CDS encoding methyl-accepting chemotaxis protein, whose amino-acid sequence MGSIRKKIVVLFGLSIFTLLSILGFFVYQEVSNTIMPLTENMLTQITNARSEEISKWIYGNSYEVEAISTQEIIKTGDWEQIKPYLDHRGTQLRKDFLLMWFADLDGNFYTTTGGAGNIRNREDFKAIVDEKQKTYISNPMISEVTKEPIVTIVHPVEDENGKLIGAFAGVIKIDKLSEIAGEIKIGNNGYGMIVDGKGLIIAHPEERIKLQLNVLEAKEKGYEGLEEAGEKMVLGETTTQTITSPDGEKSMLIFSNIKGTPNWSLAIEIPLSQVRQESDSVLKTIIMMTLFIILVTLIIFYFISGSISKPIKEGARYAQYIANLDASCDLPKNLIDRNDEIGALAKSMQSITLSLREFIGKVGESAGQVTVSSEALAATSTQSSIATEEVARTIEQIAEGATDQAKNTEDGVRKASELGEVIEAELDYMTKLMGQADLVMQLKDKGTDVVNELTDKTKESTEAIQKVYDGIIKTNASSEKIDEASKVIQSIADQTNLLALNAAIEAARAGEAGRGFAVVAEEIRKLAEQSSASTKEIEKVVKELQDNSNITVEVIKNVSELTKTQQNSVETTKYTFSGIADAIALTKTMMDELSTSSKNMAQMKDEIIGIIENLSAIAEENAAATEEVSASTEEQLASMEEISSASRDMNTLAENLQDLIAKFKVK is encoded by the coding sequence ATGGGATCCATACGTAAAAAAATAGTAGTATTATTTGGATTATCAATCTTTACGCTATTGTCAATCTTAGGTTTTTTTGTTTATCAGGAAGTTAGTAATACAATCATGCCTTTAACGGAAAATATGCTCACTCAAATTACAAATGCAAGAAGCGAAGAAATTTCTAAGTGGATCTATGGAAACAGTTATGAGGTTGAAGCCATATCTACGCAGGAAATTATAAAGACCGGCGATTGGGAACAGATAAAGCCTTATTTAGACCACAGAGGAACTCAACTAAGGAAAGACTTTTTATTAATGTGGTTTGCAGACTTAGACGGAAACTTTTACACGACAACCGGTGGCGCTGGAAACATAAGAAATAGAGAAGACTTTAAAGCCATCGTAGATGAAAAGCAAAAAACATACATATCCAATCCAATGATATCTGAAGTAACAAAGGAACCAATCGTAACAATTGTTCATCCTGTAGAAGATGAAAATGGAAAATTAATAGGCGCTTTTGCTGGCGTAATCAAAATTGATAAGCTTTCAGAAATCGCTGGAGAAATTAAGATCGGTAATAATGGATATGGTATGATTGTAGATGGAAAAGGACTCATTATAGCTCATCCAGAAGAAAGAATCAAACTACAATTAAATGTTTTAGAGGCCAAGGAAAAAGGATACGAAGGCTTAGAGGAAGCAGGAGAAAAGATGGTTTTGGGAGAAACCACAACCCAAACCATTACTAGCCCCGATGGGGAAAAAAGCATGTTAATATTTTCTAATATTAAGGGAACACCCAATTGGAGCTTGGCAATAGAAATTCCACTGTCTCAAGTAAGACAAGAAAGTGATAGTGTTTTAAAAACTATTATTATGATGACTTTATTTATTATATTAGTGACATTAATTATATTTTATTTTATATCCGGTAGTATATCCAAACCCATTAAAGAAGGTGCTAGATATGCTCAATATATTGCTAATTTAGATGCTTCTTGCGATTTACCTAAAAATCTTATAGATAGAAATGATGAGATCGGTGCTCTAGCCAAATCCATGCAATCTATCACACTGAGCCTAAGAGAGTTTATAGGTAAAGTAGGTGAATCAGCTGGACAAGTTACGGTATCCTCAGAAGCACTAGCAGCTACATCGACACAATCCTCTATTGCAACAGAAGAAGTAGCAAGAACGATAGAACAAATCGCTGAAGGCGCTACAGATCAGGCCAAAAACACTGAGGATGGTGTAAGGAAGGCTAGTGAATTAGGAGAAGTGATTGAGGCAGAGTTAGACTATATGACTAAATTAATGGGGCAAGCAGATCTAGTAATGCAACTAAAGGATAAAGGAACGGATGTAGTAAATGAATTAACAGATAAAACGAAGGAAAGCACAGAAGCAATTCAGAAAGTATACGATGGAATTATAAAAACAAATGCTAGCTCAGAAAAGATAGATGAGGCTAGTAAAGTAATACAAAGCATAGCAGATCAGACGAACCTATTAGCTCTTAACGCAGCAATAGAAGCAGCACGAGCAGGAGAAGCTGGAAGGGGATTTGCTGTAGTAGCGGAAGAAATAAGAAAGCTAGCAGAGCAGTCCAGTGCTTCTACTAAAGAAATAGAAAAAGTTGTGAAAGAATTACAGGACAACTCAAATATTACAGTGGAAGTTATTAAGAATGTGTCTGAACTTACAAAGACCCAACAAAACAGCGTAGAAACTACCAAATACACCTTTAGTGGAATTGCAGATGCAATTGCATTGACCAAAACAATGATGGATGAACTAAGTACTTCCAGCAAAAATATGGCACAAATGAAGGATGAAATAATCGGCATTATTGAAAATTTATCCGCCATAGCAGAAGAAAATGCAGCTGCAACAGAAGAAGTTTCTGCTTCAACCGAAGAACAATTAGCTTCTATGGAGGAAATTTCTAGTGCAAGCAGAGATATGAATACATTGGCAGAAAACTTACAGGATTTAATAGCTAAGTTTAAAGTCAAATAG